A window of Bradyrhizobium sp. AZCC 1610 contains these coding sequences:
- a CDS encoding NADP-dependent isocitrate dehydrogenase, translating to MAKIKVTNPVVELDGDEMTRIIWQYIKDKLITPFLDVELLYFDLGMEYRDQTNDQVTIDAANAIKKVGVGVKCATITPDEARVKEFGLKEMWKSPNGTIRNILGGVIFREPIICKNVPRLVPGWTKPIIIGRHAYGDQYRATDFKFPGKGTLSMKFVGEDGTVIEREVFKAPEAGVAMGMYNLDDSIIDFARASLNYGLLRGYPVYLSTKNTILKVYDGRFKDIFQDIYDREFKKEFEAKRLTYEHRLIDDMVASALKWSGGYVWACKNYDGDVQSDTVAQGYGSLGLMTSVLLTPDGKTVEAEAAHGTVTRHYREHQKGKETSTNSIASIFAWTRGLSHRAKLDNNEALAKFADTLEKVCVATVEEGYMTKDLALLVGADQRWLSTTGFLDKVSDNLAKAMAA from the coding sequence ATGGCAAAAATCAAGGTGACCAACCCCGTCGTCGAACTCGATGGCGACGAGATGACCCGGATCATCTGGCAGTACATCAAGGACAAGCTGATCACCCCGTTCCTGGATGTCGAGCTTTTGTATTTTGACCTCGGAATGGAGTACCGCGACCAGACCAACGACCAGGTCACGATCGACGCCGCCAACGCCATCAAGAAGGTCGGTGTTGGCGTCAAATGCGCCACCATCACCCCCGACGAGGCCCGGGTGAAGGAATTCGGCCTGAAGGAGATGTGGAAGTCGCCGAACGGCACCATCCGCAACATCCTCGGCGGCGTGATCTTCCGCGAGCCGATCATCTGCAAGAACGTGCCGCGCCTGGTTCCCGGCTGGACCAAGCCGATCATCATCGGCCGCCACGCCTATGGCGACCAGTACCGCGCCACCGACTTCAAGTTCCCCGGCAAGGGCACACTCTCGATGAAGTTCGTCGGCGAGGACGGCACCGTGATCGAGAGGGAAGTGTTCAAGGCCCCCGAAGCCGGCGTCGCGATGGGAATGTACAATCTCGATGATTCCATCATCGACTTCGCTCGCGCCTCGCTGAACTACGGCCTGCTGCGCGGCTATCCGGTCTACCTCTCGACCAAGAACACGATTCTCAAGGTCTATGACGGCCGCTTCAAGGACATCTTCCAGGACATCTACGACCGCGAGTTCAAGAAGGAATTCGAGGCCAAGCGGCTGACCTACGAACACCGTCTGATCGACGACATGGTGGCTTCGGCGCTGAAATGGTCCGGCGGCTATGTCTGGGCCTGCAAGAACTACGACGGCGACGTGCAGTCGGATACGGTGGCGCAGGGCTACGGTTCGCTCGGCCTGATGACCTCGGTGCTGCTGACGCCCGACGGCAAGACGGTGGAAGCCGAAGCCGCGCACGGCACGGTGACCCGGCACTACCGCGAGCACCAGAAGGGCAAGGAGACCTCGACCAATTCGATCGCGTCGATCTTCGCCTGGACCCGCGGCCTGTCCCACCGCGCCAAGCTCGACAACAACGAGGCGCTGGCGAAATTCGCCGACACGCTGGAAAAGGTCTGCGTTGCGACCGTCGAGGAAGGCTACATGACCAAGGACCTCGCGCTGCTGGTCGGCGCCGACCAGCGCTGGCTGTCCACGACCGGCTTCCTCGACAAGGTTTCGGACAACCTCGCCAAGGCGATGGCGGCGTAA
- a CDS encoding DUF3455 domain-containing protein, giving the protein MFLTGSLVNAAAQKSLPEAIAAPGETAILTLHAEGAQVYECKTSADGALAWAFREPIATLFSDGKTVGRHYAGPNWEYSDGSAVVGQVVGTAPGTVANDIPWLKLGVTSRRGSGVLSPATTVQRINTVGGKLNGACYKAGTYESVPYSADYVFLRKG; this is encoded by the coding sequence ATCTTTCTCACCGGGTCGCTCGTCAACGCGGCCGCCCAGAAATCACTTCCCGAGGCCATCGCTGCTCCGGGTGAAACCGCAATACTCACGCTGCATGCCGAAGGCGCGCAGGTCTACGAATGCAAGACCAGCGCCGACGGCGCACTCGCCTGGGCGTTTCGCGAGCCGATCGCGACGCTTTTTTCGGACGGCAAGACGGTCGGCCGGCATTATGCCGGACCGAACTGGGAGTACAGCGACGGCAGCGCGGTGGTCGGCCAGGTCGTCGGCACGGCCCCAGGCACCGTCGCGAACGACATTCCCTGGCTGAAGCTCGGAGTGACTTCCCGGCGCGGCAGCGGTGTTCTCAGTCCGGCGACGACAGTGCAACGGATCAACACGGTGGGTGGAAAGCTCAATGGCGCCTGCTACAAGGCAGGCACCTATGAAAGCGTCCCCTACTCGGCCGATTACGTGTTCCTGCGCAAGGGCTGA
- a CDS encoding DUF3455 domain-containing protein: MPIIRNTALALLLSSASVLSASAQTPLPDAIAAPGETIVLTLHAEGAQVYECKAGSDGKLAWAFREPIATLLLDGKTVGRHYTGPNWEHIDSSAIIGKAVGNAPGATANDIPWLKLNVTAGRGTGLLNGVTTVQRINTSGGKLEGACDKPGTYRNAPYSADYVFLRKS, from the coding sequence ATGCCGATTATCCGGAATACCGCACTCGCTCTGCTTTTGTCGTCGGCGTCAGTTTTGAGCGCCTCCGCCCAGACACCACTTCCCGACGCCATCGCCGCGCCCGGCGAAACGATCGTGCTCACGCTCCACGCCGAGGGCGCGCAGGTCTACGAATGCAAGGCTGGTAGCGACGGCAAGCTGGCCTGGGCGTTCCGCGAACCGATCGCGACATTATTGCTCGACGGCAAGACCGTCGGCCGGCACTACACCGGGCCGAACTGGGAACACATCGACTCTAGCGCCATCATCGGCAAGGCGGTCGGCAACGCCCCCGGTGCGACGGCGAACGATATTCCGTGGCTGAAGCTGAACGTGACAGCCGGGCGCGGCACCGGGCTTCTCAACGGCGTCACCACCGTGCAGCGGATCAATACATCAGGCGGAAAGCTCGAAGGCGCCTGCGACAAGCCGGGCACCTATCGCAATGCTCCCTACTCAGCCGACTACGTATTCCTGCGCAAAAGCTGA
- a CDS encoding DUF2270 domain-containing protein, whose translation MSVTASSETHHQHTFNSAEMGAIAHLYRGEVYRSTIWRTRLDNTTNWAIVTMGIALSTTFSSPEASPLPLLLVGLLIAVFLGMEARRYRYFNVWRARARWMEMNFYAPIFTGEARDDSWQAILGRDYTAPRHHISFVRAAGRRLRRNYVWILAVQVIAYYGKIAIHPTPVSTLAEYVDRAAVGPIPGWVVLMVGFAYNFGWLAFALGTMWLDQREHRSDKVAMG comes from the coding sequence ATGTCTGTTACGGCTTCCAGCGAAACACACCACCAGCACACCTTCAATTCTGCTGAAATGGGCGCCATCGCCCATCTCTACCGGGGCGAAGTCTACCGTTCGACGATCTGGAGAACGCGGCTCGACAACACGACCAACTGGGCGATCGTCACAATGGGCATCGCCCTGTCGACGACCTTTTCGAGCCCGGAGGCTTCTCCCCTGCCACTCCTGCTCGTAGGCCTGCTCATTGCCGTGTTTCTCGGCATGGAGGCGCGACGTTATCGCTACTTCAATGTCTGGCGCGCCCGAGCTCGATGGATGGAGATGAATTTCTACGCGCCAATATTCACCGGTGAAGCCCGCGACGATAGCTGGCAGGCGATTCTCGGGCGCGACTACACTGCGCCCCGCCACCACATTTCGTTTGTCCGCGCGGCGGGGCGGCGGCTGCGCCGCAACTACGTCTGGATTCTCGCCGTCCAGGTGATTGCCTATTACGGCAAGATAGCGATCCATCCGACGCCTGTGTCAACGTTGGCGGAATATGTCGACCGCGCCGCCGTCGGACCGATTCCCGGCTGGGTCGTTCTGATGGTAGGCTTTGCCTACAATTTCGGCTGGCTGGCGTTCGCGCTCGGCACGATGTGGCTCGACCAACGCGAGCACAGGAGCGACAAGGTGGCGATGGGTTAG
- the alaS gene encoding alanine--tRNA ligase: MSGVNEIRSKFLDFFAENGHEIVPSSPLVPRNDPTLMFTNAGMVQFKNVFTGVEKRPYQRATTSQKCVRAGGKHNDLDNVGYTARHHTFFEMLGNFSFGDYFKDRAIELAWNLVTKEFGLPKDKLTATVYIDDDEAFNLWKKIAGLPESRIIRIAGSDNFWQMGDTGPCGPCSEIFYDHGDKIWGGPPGSAEQDGDRFIEIWNLVFMQFEQLEGGARNPLPKPSIDTGAGLERVAAVLQGKHDNYDIDLFVALVRAISELTGADPQGPQKASLRVIADHLRASSFLISDGVLPSNEGRGYVLRRIMRRAMRHAQLLGAREPLMHRLVWALVREMGQAYPELVRAEKLIEETLRLEETRFRKTLERGLSILDEKSSGLKKGDMFDGDTAFTLYDTYGFPLDLTQDALKSRGISVDQASFTDAMEKQKAKARASWSGSGDTASENVWFPLREKLGATEFLGYDTESAEGVVTALVKDGKDADSLKAGESGAIVLNQTPFYAESGGQVGDTGLLTGEGVKFRVTDTQKKAGDLFVHLGTVEQGTLKVGTALQLEVDHTRRSSIRSHHSATHLLHEALRQVLGDHIAQRGSLVAPDRLRFDFVHPKPITAEELARVEDIANEVVLENDEVTTRLMGVDDAREAGARALFGEKYGDEVRVVSMGKQARAQGTNALGWSVELCGGTHVRRTGDIGLISVTGESAVASGVRRIEALTGRHARKHANDTMSIAKTAALELRTSVDDMPARIAALMEERKKLERDLSDARKKLAMGGGATNGAAAAGGVREAGGVKLLARAVEGVETKDLKSLVDDGKKQIGSGVVAIVGVTEDGKAGIVVGVTADLTARFNAVELVRKGSEALGGKGGGGRPDMAQAGGPDGAKANAALSAIEQAMAGA, from the coding sequence ATGAGCGGCGTCAACGAGATCAGGTCGAAATTCTTGGATTTCTTTGCGGAGAACGGCCACGAGATCGTGCCGTCGTCGCCGCTCGTGCCGCGCAACGATCCGACCCTGATGTTCACCAACGCCGGCATGGTGCAGTTCAAGAACGTCTTCACGGGGGTCGAGAAGCGGCCCTACCAGCGTGCCACCACCTCGCAGAAATGCGTGCGCGCCGGCGGCAAGCACAACGACCTCGACAATGTCGGCTACACTGCGCGGCATCACACCTTTTTTGAGATGCTGGGCAATTTCTCGTTCGGCGATTACTTCAAGGATCGCGCGATCGAGCTCGCCTGGAATCTCGTCACCAAGGAATTCGGCCTGCCGAAGGACAAGCTCACGGCGACCGTCTATATCGACGACGACGAAGCATTCAATCTCTGGAAGAAGATCGCTGGTCTCCCGGAGTCGCGCATCATCCGCATCGCCGGCTCCGACAATTTCTGGCAGATGGGCGACACCGGCCCGTGCGGTCCGTGCTCGGAAATCTTCTACGATCACGGCGACAAGATCTGGGGCGGCCCTCCGGGTTCCGCCGAGCAGGACGGCGACCGCTTCATCGAGATCTGGAATCTCGTGTTCATGCAGTTCGAGCAGCTCGAAGGCGGCGCGCGCAACCCGCTGCCAAAGCCCTCGATCGACACCGGCGCGGGGCTGGAGCGCGTCGCGGCCGTTCTTCAAGGCAAGCACGACAATTACGATATCGACCTGTTCGTGGCGCTTGTCCGCGCGATCTCGGAATTAACCGGTGCCGATCCGCAAGGGCCGCAGAAGGCGTCGCTGCGCGTGATCGCCGACCATCTGCGCGCGTCATCGTTCCTGATTTCGGACGGCGTGCTGCCCTCGAACGAAGGCCGCGGCTATGTGCTGCGCCGGATCATGCGCCGCGCCATGCGCCATGCGCAGCTACTCGGCGCGCGCGAACCCTTGATGCATCGCCTGGTCTGGGCGCTGGTGCGCGAGATGGGCCAGGCCTATCCCGAACTGGTGCGCGCCGAAAAGCTGATCGAGGAAACGCTGCGGCTGGAAGAGACGCGCTTCCGCAAGACGCTGGAGCGCGGCTTGTCGATCCTCGACGAAAAGAGCAGTGGCCTGAAGAAGGGCGACATGTTCGACGGCGATACCGCGTTCACGCTGTACGACACCTATGGCTTCCCGTTGGACCTCACGCAGGACGCGCTGAAGTCGCGCGGCATCAGCGTCGATCAGGCTTCGTTCACCGACGCGATGGAGAAGCAGAAAGCCAAGGCGCGGGCGTCGTGGTCGGGAAGCGGCGATACCGCCAGCGAGAACGTCTGGTTTCCCTTGCGCGAAAAGCTCGGCGCCACCGAATTCCTCGGCTATGACACCGAGAGCGCCGAAGGCGTGGTCACCGCGCTGGTGAAGGACGGCAAGGACGCCGATAGTCTCAAAGCCGGCGAGAGCGGCGCGATCGTGCTGAACCAGACGCCGTTTTATGCCGAGTCCGGCGGCCAGGTCGGCGATACCGGCCTGCTGACGGGCGAGGGCGTCAAGTTCCGCGTCACGGACACGCAGAAGAAGGCCGGCGATCTCTTCGTCCATCTTGGCACGGTGGAGCAGGGCACGCTCAAGGTGGGCACCGCGCTGCAGCTCGAAGTCGATCACACGCGCCGGTCATCGATCCGCTCGCATCACTCGGCGACGCATCTGCTGCATGAGGCGCTGCGGCAGGTGCTCGGCGACCATATCGCCCAGCGCGGCTCGCTGGTGGCGCCGGATCGGCTGCGCTTCGACTTCGTGCATCCAAAACCGATCACGGCGGAAGAGCTCGCCCGCGTCGAGGATATAGCGAACGAAGTCGTGCTCGAAAACGACGAGGTCACGACGCGGCTGATGGGGGTGGACGACGCCCGCGAGGCCGGCGCGCGAGCCCTGTTCGGCGAAAAATACGGCGACGAGGTCCGCGTGGTTTCGATGGGCAAGCAGGCCCGCGCGCAAGGGACCAACGCGCTCGGCTGGTCGGTCGAATTGTGCGGCGGCACCCATGTGCGCCGCACCGGCGATATCGGGCTCATTTCAGTGACCGGCGAAAGCGCGGTGGCTTCCGGCGTTCGGCGCATCGAAGCGCTGACCGGACGTCACGCGCGCAAGCACGCCAATGACACGATGTCGATCGCCAAGACCGCGGCGTTGGAGCTGCGCACCTCGGTCGACGACATGCCGGCGCGCATCGCGGCGCTGATGGAAGAGCGCAAGAAGCTCGAACGCGATCTGTCGGATGCGCGCAAGAAGCTGGCGATGGGCGGCGGCGCGACCAATGGCGCGGCGGCAGCCGGCGGTGTGCGCGAAGCGGGCGGCGTCAAGCTGCTGGCCCGTGCGGTCGAGGGCGTCGAGACCAAGGATCTGAAGAGCCTGGTCGACGACGGCAAGAAGCAGATCGGCTCCGGCGTCGTCGCGATCGTCGGCGTCACCGAGGACGGCAAGGCCGGCATCGTCGTCGGTGTCACCGCGGATCTCACCGCGCGCTTCAACGCAGTCGAACTGGTGCGCAAGGGCTCCGAAGCGCTCGGCGGCAAGGGCGGCGGCGGCCGGCCCGACATGGCGCAGGCCGGCGGGCCTGATGGAGCCAAGGCCAACGCCGCGCTGTCGGCAATCGAACAGGCGATGGCTGGCGCTTGA
- the gcvT gene encoding glycine cleavage system aminomethyltransferase GcvT: MLAKDESSLKRTPLHALHVARGGKLVPFAGYAMPVQFPAGVLKEHLHTRSAAGLFDVSHMGQLVLRPKSGQVADAALALERLVPQDIVAVAPGRQRYAQFTNEDGGILDDLMVANFGDHLFLVVNAACKAEDEAHLRAHLSETCVIDSLADRGLIALQGPKAERALARLGADVSAMRFMDTGPRKVSSFDCFVSRSGYTGEDGFEISVPAAQAEALVTMLLEDPDVLPIGLGARDSLRLEAGLCLYGHDLDTTTTPVEGALEWSVQKSRRTGGARAGGFPGADDILSQFEKGASRRRVGLRAEGRAPVREGALLFADAASSEAIGKVTSGGFGPSLNAPVAMGYLPTSLSANGTQVFAEVRGQRLPLQVAAMPFVPNTYKR; the protein is encoded by the coding sequence ATGCTGGCGAAAGACGAATCCTCACTGAAACGCACACCATTGCACGCGCTCCATGTGGCGCGCGGCGGCAAGCTGGTTCCCTTCGCGGGTTACGCGATGCCGGTGCAATTCCCGGCCGGCGTGCTGAAGGAGCATCTGCACACAAGAAGCGCCGCCGGGCTGTTCGACGTCTCGCATATGGGCCAGCTCGTGCTGCGTCCCAAATCAGGCCAGGTCGCCGATGCGGCGCTGGCGCTGGAACGGCTGGTGCCACAGGACATCGTGGCGGTTGCGCCGGGGCGGCAGCGTTACGCCCAGTTCACCAATGAAGACGGCGGCATTCTCGACGATCTGATGGTGGCGAATTTCGGCGACCACCTGTTTCTGGTCGTCAATGCCGCCTGCAAGGCCGAAGACGAAGCGCATCTGCGCGCGCATCTCTCCGAGACCTGCGTCATCGATTCGCTGGCTGATCGCGGCCTGATCGCGCTGCAGGGACCGAAGGCCGAACGGGCTCTGGCGAGACTTGGTGCAGACGTGTCGGCGATGCGGTTCATGGATACCGGCCCGCGCAAGGTCTCCAGCTTCGACTGTTTCGTCTCGCGGTCCGGCTACACCGGCGAGGACGGTTTTGAGATTTCGGTACCGGCCGCACAGGCCGAGGCGCTGGTGACGATGCTGCTCGAAGACCCCGACGTGCTGCCGATCGGATTGGGCGCGCGCGACAGCCTGCGGCTCGAGGCCGGCCTTTGCCTCTACGGCCACGACCTCGACACCACGACGACGCCGGTCGAGGGCGCACTGGAATGGTCGGTGCAGAAGAGCCGTCGCACGGGTGGTGCCCGCGCCGGCGGATTTCCCGGCGCGGACGATATCCTCTCGCAGTTTGAAAAAGGCGCATCGCGCCGCCGCGTCGGCCTGCGCGCCGAGGGCCGCGCGCCGGTGCGCGAAGGCGCGCTGCTGTTTGCGGACGCCGCCTCAAGCGAAGCGATCGGCAAGGTCACCTCGGGCGGCTTCGGACCCAGCCTCAATGCGCCGGTGGCGATGGGCTATCTGCCGACATCGCTGTCCGCCAACGGCACGCAAGTTTTTGCCGAAGTGCGCGGCCAGCGCCTGCCGCTGCAGGTCGCAGCCATGCCCTTCGTTCCCAACACTTACAAACGCTAG
- the gcvH gene encoding glycine cleavage system protein GcvH, with translation MTTLFTSDHEWLRIEGDVATIGVTDYAQSQLGDVVFIELPKVGRSLKKAEAAAVVESVKAASDVYAPISGEVVEVNEALAAEPALVNSDAGGKAWFFKLKIADKSELDGLMDEAAYKAHTA, from the coding sequence ATGACGACGTTGTTCACATCAGACCATGAATGGCTCCGTATCGAGGGCGATGTCGCCACCATCGGGGTCACCGACTATGCGCAATCGCAGCTCGGTGACGTCGTGTTCATCGAACTGCCCAAGGTCGGCCGCTCCCTGAAAAAGGCCGAAGCCGCCGCCGTGGTCGAATCGGTAAAGGCCGCCTCGGACGTCTACGCGCCAATATCGGGCGAGGTGGTCGAAGTCAACGAGGCGCTCGCCGCAGAACCCGCGCTGGTGAATTCCGACGCCGGCGGCAAGGCCTGGTTCTTCAAGCTCAAGATTGCGGACAAGAGCGAACTCGACGGCCTGATGGATGAAGCCGCTTACAAGGCACATACGGCGTGA
- the gcvP gene encoding aminomethyl-transferring glycine dehydrogenase, producing the protein MNAPLKTTAEAATDFVRRHIGPSPRDISAMLNSVGANSLTELMSQTLPSSIRQKTPLDLGPALSETEALAHMRELAAQNQVFTSLIGQGYSGTILPAVIQRNILENPAWYTAYTPYQPEISQGRLEALFNFQTMICDLTGLDVANASLLDEATAAAEAMALAERASQVKTKSFFVDAEVHPQTLAVLRTRAEPLGWNLIVGDPLTDLDSAEVFGGLLQYPGTSGAVRDLRPAIAALRAKGALAVMAADLLAQTLIASPGELGADIAIGSAQRFGVPMGYGGPHAAYMAVRDALKRSLPGRIVGLSVDSRGQPAYRLALQTREQHIRREKATSNICTAQVLLAVIASMYAVYHGPEGLTHIARTVHRRAVVLAAGLAKLGFAPTSQAFFDTVTVQAGGKQSEIVARALAEKINLRIGNGTLGIAVDETTTPAVVEAVWRAFGGKLSYADVEVTARETLPLELKRDSAFLVHPVFHTHRSETELLRYMRKLSDRDLALDRAMIPLGSCTMKLNATTEMIPLTWPEFGSLHPFAPSEQARGYHALFKRLEQWLCDITGYDAVSLQPNSGAQGEYAGLLAIRAYHAARGEPHRKVCLIPSSAHGTNPASAHMAGMEVVVTACDIRGDVDVDDLRTKAEKHSKNLAAVMITYPSTHGVFEEHISEICDIVHSHGGQVYLDGANMNAQVGLSRPGDYGADVSHLNLHKTFCIPHGGGGPGMGPIGVKAHLAPYLPSHPSNCHPATDGTAPASVGPVSAAPAGSASILTISYIYILMMGGEGLRRATEIAILNANYIANRLDPHFPVLYRNAKGRVAHECIVDPRPLKTTSGVTVDDIAKRLIDYGFHAPTMSFPVPGTLMIEPTESESKAELDRFCDAMIAIRSEITEIEIGRWKVEASPLRHAPHTVHDIVDDAWNRAYSRATGCFPDGVSRTDKYWCPVGRVDNVYGDRNLVCSCPPVADYAQAAE; encoded by the coding sequence ATGAACGCGCCGCTGAAAACCACCGCCGAAGCCGCCACCGATTTCGTGCGCCGGCATATCGGCCCCTCGCCCCGCGACATCAGTGCGATGCTGAATAGCGTCGGCGCGAACAGCCTCACTGAGCTGATGAGCCAGACGCTGCCGTCGTCGATCCGGCAGAAGACGCCGCTCGACCTCGGCCCTGCGTTGAGCGAAACCGAGGCGCTGGCGCATATGCGTGAGCTCGCCGCACAGAACCAAGTATTCACCTCGCTGATCGGCCAAGGCTATTCCGGCACCATCCTGCCCGCGGTGATCCAGCGCAACATCCTGGAGAACCCGGCCTGGTACACGGCCTATACGCCGTATCAGCCGGAGATCAGCCAGGGCCGGCTGGAGGCGCTGTTCAACTTCCAGACCATGATTTGCGACCTCACCGGGCTCGACGTCGCCAACGCCTCGCTGCTCGATGAAGCAACCGCCGCGGCCGAGGCGATGGCGCTCGCCGAGCGGGCGTCGCAGGTAAAGACCAAATCGTTCTTCGTCGATGCCGAGGTGCATCCGCAGACGCTCGCGGTGCTGCGCACCCGCGCTGAGCCGCTCGGCTGGAATCTGATCGTCGGCGACCCCCTCACCGATCTCGATTCCGCCGAGGTGTTCGGCGGCCTGTTGCAGTATCCGGGCACATCAGGCGCGGTGCGCGACCTCAGGCCCGCGATCGCGGCGCTGCGCGCCAAGGGGGCGCTTGCCGTCATGGCGGCCGATCTGCTGGCGCAGACGCTGATCGCTTCGCCCGGCGAACTCGGCGCCGATATCGCCATCGGATCGGCGCAACGCTTTGGCGTGCCGATGGGCTATGGCGGCCCGCACGCGGCCTATATGGCGGTGCGCGATGCTTTAAAACGCTCGCTGCCCGGCCGCATCGTCGGACTGTCGGTGGATTCGCGGGGACAGCCGGCCTATCGGCTGGCGCTGCAGACCCGCGAACAGCATATCCGCCGCGAAAAGGCCACCTCCAACATCTGCACCGCGCAGGTGCTGCTGGCGGTGATCGCCTCGATGTATGCGGTCTATCACGGCCCCGAGGGGCTGACGCATATCGCGCGCACCGTGCACCGGCGCGCGGTGGTGCTGGCGGCGGGACTGGCAAAGCTCGGCTTTGCGCCGACGTCGCAGGCCTTCTTCGATACCGTCACGGTTCAGGCCGGCGGAAAGCAGAGCGAGATCGTCGCGCGCGCGCTCGCCGAAAAGATCAATCTGCGGATCGGTAACGGCACGCTTGGGATTGCGGTCGACGAGACCACCACGCCTGCCGTCGTCGAGGCGGTGTGGCGCGCGTTCGGCGGCAAGCTTTCCTATGCCGACGTCGAGGTCACGGCGCGCGAAACGCTTCCCCTCGAATTGAAGCGCGACAGCGCCTTCCTTGTCCATCCCGTGTTCCATACGCACCGCTCCGAGACTGAATTGTTGCGCTATATGCGCAAGCTCAGTGATCGCGACCTCGCGCTCGACCGGGCGATGATCCCGCTCGGCTCCTGCACCATGAAGCTGAACGCGACCACGGAAATGATTCCGCTGACCTGGCCCGAGTTCGGCAGCCTGCATCCGTTCGCACCTAGCGAGCAGGCCCGCGGCTATCACGCGTTGTTCAAGCGGCTGGAACAATGGCTGTGCGACATCACCGGTTATGACGCGGTCTCGCTGCAGCCGAATTCCGGCGCGCAGGGCGAATATGCCGGGCTGCTCGCGATCCGCGCCTATCATGCCGCGCGCGGCGAGCCGCACCGCAAGGTGTGCCTGATCCCCTCCTCCGCGCACGGCACCAATCCGGCCTCCGCCCACATGGCCGGCATGGAAGTGGTGGTGACCGCCTGCGACATCAGAGGCGACGTCGATGTCGACGACCTCCGCACCAAGGCGGAGAAGCATTCGAAAAATCTCGCAGCTGTGATGATCACCTATCCCTCGACGCATGGCGTGTTCGAGGAGCACATCAGCGAGATCTGCGACATCGTTCACAGCCACGGCGGCCAGGTCTATCTCGACGGCGCCAACATGAATGCCCAGGTCGGGCTGTCGCGGCCTGGCGATTACGGCGCCGACGTCTCGCATCTCAATCTGCACAAGACCTTCTGCATTCCGCATGGCGGCGGCGGCCCGGGGATGGGGCCGATCGGCGTCAAGGCACATCTTGCGCCCTATCTGCCAAGTCATCCTTCAAATTGCCACCCCGCCACCGACGGCACGGCGCCGGCTTCCGTGGGACCGGTGTCGGCGGCGCCGGCAGGCTCGGCCTCGATCCTGACCATTTCCTACATCTACATTTTGATGATGGGCGGCGAAGGCTTGAGGCGCGCCACGGAGATCGCGATCCTCAACGCCAACTACATCGCCAACCGGCTCGATCCGCATTTCCCGGTGCTCTACAGAAATGCAAAAGGCCGCGTCGCCCATGAATGCATCGTCGATCCTCGCCCGCTGAAAACCACGAGCGGCGTCACCGTCGACGATATTGCAAAGCGGCTGATCGACTACGGCTTCCACGCGCCCACCATGAGTTTCCCGGTGCCGGGCACGCTGATGATCGAGCCGACCGAATCGGAATCGAAGGCGGAGCTGGATCGCTTCTGCGACGCCATGATCGCGATCCGAAGCGAGATCACGGAGATCGAAATCGGCCGCTGGAAGGTCGAAGCCTCGCCCTTGCGCCACGCCCCGCACACCGTGCACGACATCGTCGACGATGCGTGGAACCGCGCCTATAGCCGCGCCACGGGTTGCTTCCCCGACGGCGTCTCGCGCACGGACAAATACTGGTGCCCGGTGGGCCGCGTCGACAACGTCTATGGCGACCGCAATTTGGTGTGCTCGTGCCCGCCGGTCGCGGATTACGCGCAAGCCGCGGAGTAG